Proteins encoded by one window of Terriglobales bacterium:
- a CDS encoding HDIG domain-containing protein produces the protein MRDAIMRLWPELEWIADPGLREQTARTWERAFALSPLKPEDLERIPFTLLVPDCPVTFMEHKRCVVHIARRAAESMREFLGRALPIDMDTVIAGAILADVGKLLEYEVVDGKTRQSRRGEYLRHPFTGVALAMECGVPDRVCHIIAAHAAEGDLVRRSTEAIIVHHADFMSYLPFKK, from the coding sequence GTGCGCGACGCCATCATGCGCCTGTGGCCGGAACTGGAGTGGATCGCCGATCCCGGCCTGCGCGAGCAGACCGCCCGTACCTGGGAGCGCGCCTTCGCGCTCAGCCCGCTGAAGCCCGAAGACCTGGAGCGCATCCCTTTCACCCTGCTGGTGCCCGACTGCCCCGTGACTTTCATGGAGCACAAGCGCTGCGTCGTGCACATCGCGCGGCGCGCCGCCGAGTCCATGCGCGAATTCCTAGGGCGCGCCCTGCCCATCGACATGGACACGGTCATTGCCGGCGCCATCCTGGCCGACGTGGGCAAGCTGCTGGAATACGAAGTGGTGGACGGCAAGACGCGCCAGAGCCGGCGCGGCGAGTACCTGCGGCATCCCTTCACCGGGGTGGCGCTGGCCATGGAGTGCGGCGTGCCCGACCGCGTCTGCCACATCATCGCAGCGCACGCCGCCGAGGGCGACCTGGTCCGGCGCAGCACGGAGGCAATCATCGTCCATCACGCGGATTTCATGAGCTATCTGCCGTTCAAGAAGTAG